The following proteins come from a genomic window of Miscanthus floridulus cultivar M001 chromosome 2, ASM1932011v1, whole genome shotgun sequence:
- the LOC136535933 gene encoding putative clathrin assembly protein At2g25430, translating into MSSSTIRKALGAVKDQTSIGLAKVTSNIAPDLDVLIVKATSHDDEPAEERHIREILHLTSGSRAHVAAAVAGCSRRLSRTRDYVVALKSLMLVHRLLADGDPSFHRELLHGTRRGTRLLNLSDFRDEAHSGSWDHSAFVRTYALYLDQRLEFFLHERKQGSNNGSSSSHNGPSPRDRDRRGSPDPYGRRSPSYSSPPGYGGYDDYRERNGGNNDDKRPPTPVRDMKPERVLARMHHLQQLLDRFLACRPTGGAKHSRMVLVALYQIVRESFQHYADICEVLAVLLDRFFDMEYAECVKVFEAYASAAKQIDELCAFYSWCKDTGVARSSEYPEVQRVTDKLLETLEEFMRDRAKRPKSPPREPEPEPVKEEPEPDMNSIKALPAPEDYKEPEPEKVEEEVKPEPPPQPQGDLVDLREATVSADEQGNRLALALFQGPPAAGGSNGSWEAFPSNGGNEVTSAWQNPAAEPGKADWELALVETASNLSKQKPAMSGGMDPLLLNGMYDQGVVRQHVSSQVTTGSASSVALPAPGQKTQMLALPAPDGSMQTVGGDPFAASLAVPPPSYVQMADLEKKQQLLTQEQIMWQQYQRDGMQGQSSLNRLDRAYNNGFTPNPAMPNGMPTAYNTNPMPMAYTGNTGYYYPTY; encoded by the coding sequence ATGTCGTCGAGCACGATCCGGAAGGCCCTGGGCGCGGTGAAGGACCAGACCAGCATCGGCCTCGCCAAGGTCACCAGCAACATCGCGCCCGACCTGGACGTGCTCATCGTCAAGGCCACCAGCCACGACGACGAGCCGGCCGAGGAGCGCCACATCCGCGAGATCCTCCACCTTACGTCCGGATCCCGCGCCCACGTCGCTGCTGCCGTGGCAGGGTGCTCCCGGAGGCTCTCCCGCACCCGCGACTATGTGGTCGCGCTCAAGTCGCTCATGCTCGTGCACCGGCTCCTGGCCGATGGCGACCCGTCCTTCCACCGCGAGCTCCTCCACGGCACGCGGCGGGGCACCCGCCTGCTCAATCTCTCCGATTTTCGGGACGAGGCGCACTCTGGATCCTGGGATCACTCTGCCTTTGTGCGCACCTACGCCCTCTACCTTGACCAGCGCCTCGAGTTCTTCCTCCATGAGCGCAAGCAGGGGTCAAAtaatggcagcagcagcagccataaTGGTCCGTCACCACGTGATCGTGACCGCCGGGGTTCACCTGATCCCTATGGCCGCCGCTCTCCCTCCTATTCGTCACCCCCTGGGTATGGCGGATATGATGATTACCGCGAGAGGAATGGTGGGAACAATGATGACAAGAGGCCGCCCACCCCAGTGAGGGATATGAAGCCAGAGCGGGTCCTTGCTCGAATGCACCACCTACAGCAGCTGCTTGACAGGTTCCTTGCTTGCCGCCCCACTGGTGGCGCAAAGCACAGCAGGATGGTGCTGGTTGCGCTGTATCAGATTGTGAGAGAGAGCTTCCAGCACTACGCTGATATTTGtgaggtgctggcggtgctgctGGACAGGTTCTTTGACATGGAGTATGCTGAGTGCGTCAAGGTTTTTGAGGCATATGCTAGTGCTGCAAAGCAGATTGATGAGCTCTGTGCATTCTATTCATGGTGTAAAGATACCGGAGTTGCAAGGTCATCTGAGTACCCAGAGGTGCAGCGTGTCACTGATAAGTTGCTGGAGACGCTGGAAGAATTTATGAGGGACCGGGCAAAGAGGCCCAAGAGCCCACCACGGGAGCCTGAACCTGAGCCTGTCAAGGAGGAACCTGAGCCGGATATGAACAGCATCAAGGCGCTTCCAGCACCAGAAGATTATAAGGAGCCTGAACCTGAGAAGGTGGAGGAAGAGGTGAAGCCAGAGCCACCCCCGCAGCCACAGGGTGACTTGGTGGATCTCAGAGAAGCTACTGTTAGTGCAGATGAGCAAGGTAATAGGCTTGCTCTAGCTCTCTTCCAGGGGCCACCCGCTGCTGGTGGAAGCAATGGGTCATGGGAGGCTTTCCCTTCAAATGGTGGCAACGAGGTGACTTCGGCATGGCAGAATCCTGCAGCTGAACCTGGGAAGGCTGATTGGGAGCTTGCCCTTGTAGAGACAGCAAGCAACTTGTCCAAGCAGAAGCCAGCAATGTCAGGTGGTATGGACCCGCTGCTGCTGAATGGTATGTATGACCAGGGTGTTGTGCGCCAGCATGTCAGTTCACAGGTGACAACCGGGAGTGCCAGCAGCGTCGCCCTGCCTGCTCCTGGACAGAAGACTCAGATGCTTGCTCTGCCTGCACCGGATGGTTCAATGCAGACTGTTGGTGGTGACCCCTTTGCAGCGTCCCTTGCTGTCCCACCACCGTCCTATGTGCAGATGGCAGATTTGGAGAAGAAGCAACAGCTGTTGACGCAGGAGCAAATTATGTGGCAGCAGTACCAGAGGGACGGCATGCAAGGGCAATCGAGCCTGAACAGGCTCGACCGGGCTTACAACAACGGTTTCACCCCCAACCCGGCTATGCCCAATGGGATGCCCACGGCATACAACACGAACCCCATGCCAATGGCTTACACCGGGAACACCGGGTATTACTACCCTACTTACTGA